GCCCCACATGAGGCTCGCGACGACGGCCGGGACGGCGTAGGGCAGGAAGACGCCGACGCGGAAGAACGTCTTCCCGTAGAGCCTGCCGCTGTCGACCGCCAGGGCGACCAGCAGCGCGATGCCCAGCATGACCGGCACCTGGATCGCCAGGAACAGGCCGACCCGGGCGAGACCGTCCCAGAACCGCGGGTCGGTCAGGGCCTGCAGGTAGTTGTCCGCGCCCACGAACGACCTGCCGCCGATCAACCGGTCCCGGAAGAGGCTCAGGTAGGCGGCGTACCCGATCGGTGCGAGGAAGACGAGTGCGAAGACCGCGACGAACGGCCCGGCGAATCCCCATCCGGTGAGGGCGTGCCGACTCAGGGGGCGCCGGCGTCGTGGCCGGGGTGGTGGAACTGCCTGAGCGGACGTCGACAGGAGCGTCATGGTGGTTCCTTGCGTCGTTGACCGACCGGTCGGGAGCGGAAGTGTCGGAGGCAACGGCCTCAGGGCCGACAGGCCGGAAGAAGACTGATCCGATGAACCATGTTTACGTAATCATCGATGGCCTGATGGTGGCACCACCCCGAGACGGGCGTCAAGCACGGCGCGGTAGCGAACAGAGGCGATTCAGATGACGATCGGGGACACGATGGCCGGTCGGAGTGTTTCGGGACGCCGTCGTGGACAACGCGGGAAGGCCCGCCCACGGGTATGTGGGCGGGCCGCGGCGGTGCTCGCGTCCTTCGGTCGGGTCAGGGTGCGGTCGTGGGTCGGGTCAGGGTGCGGTCGTGCTCGCGTCCGTCAGGCGGGCGGGGGCGCGGTGCTGCCCCGGACCACGAGGGTGGGTTCCACGGCGAGCCGGTGCGGGCCGTTGGCGCGGTGCTCGATCTGCTCCAGGAGCAGGGTCACGCAGTGCCGGCCCACCACGTCGAAGTCCTGGTGGACCGTGGTGAGCGGCGGTTCGAAGTACGGGGCCTCGGGGACGTCGTCGAAGCCCGCCACGCTGACCTCGTCCGGCACCTTCCGCCCCGCCTCGCGCATGGCGCGCAGCACGCCCAGCGCCATCTGGTCGTTCGCCGCGAACACCGCCGTGACGCCCGGCGCCTCGGCGAGCGTACGGCCGGCCAGATAGCCGGACTCGGCGCTCCAGTCTCCGTACAGGGTCGGCGGTACGGGGGCTCCGGCCGCGACCAGGGTGCGCTCCCAGGCCTCGGAGCGCCGCCGGGCCGCGAAGGAGTCGCGCGGGCCGCTGACGTGGTGCACCGTGCGGTGGCCCAGCTCGAGGAGGTGGCTGACCACGCTCTGGGTGCCGCGGGCCTGGTCGAAGTCGACGTTGGGGTAGCGGTGCCCGGTGTCGCCGTCGGCCACGACCACCGGCATCGTGGGCGGCAGGCGCAGTGACGGCGTGTCGAGCATCTGCGACTCGATGAGCACGATGCCGTCGACCGACTGCAGCATGAGGTGCCGGAAGGCCTGCTGTACGGCGGCTTCGGTCTGTGCGCGTATGCCCATGAAGTTGACCGAGAAGCCGGCCTCGCGCGCCGCGTCGGCGATGGCCGCCAGCGTCCGGGCGTTGCCGTGGGCCCCGACGTCGAAGCTGACCACACCCAGTGCCCCGAACTTGCCGGTGACCAGCGCCCGGGCCGCCGCGTTGGGGCGGTATCCGAGGGCCTGCATGGCCTCCAGCACCTTGGCGCGGGTCGTCTCGTCCACGTTGTCGTGGTTGTTGGCCACGCGGGAGACGGTCTGGGAGGAGACCCCCGCCTTCGCCGCGACCTCGGCCATGGAGGGCCATTTCCGGGGTGTGCGCGAGCGAGGTGCTCTCGTCGCCTTCTCCGCCACTGTCGACCGCCTTTTCCCGAGGCCTGGCGCGTGCGCGCGTTGATGCGCCCCCGCTCTGCAATGTTGACGCAAACACGTCGGCGGGTCAAAAACCCGGCCCGTCTCCGCCCAACTCCTTGACAGCGTCCCGCGGGCCTCACACACTTCCGGCTACATCGTGTTTACGAAAACATTACGTAGATCCGATGATCAGGACGGTCCGGATCGACCGGCCACCCCCTCCCAGAGTCCGACCGCTCGTCCCCAACGGTCGGCCATCTCTCCCGGGCGCCCCCCTGCTCCGGACCCCCAGTGGTCCGAGCCCGCGCTGCCGGCGCGGAGCGCCCGGTCCGACGAACACCACGAGGTATCGCGACATGCGACTCAAGATCTCCGGAACGGCGGCACTCCTCTCCGCCCTTTCCGCCCTCCTCCTCTCCCTCCTCGCCGCCGTGGGCACCGCCTATGCCGCCCCGGTGACCATCGCCAACGGGACGCAGTTCACCGCTCCCGACGGCAGCCCCGTGCACGCCCACGGTGGTGGCGTGGTCAAGGTCGGCGAGTACTACTACTGGTTCGGCGAGAACCGGAACGCCGACAACACCTTCCGGTACGTCTCCGCCTACCGCTCCACCGACCTGAAGACCTGGGAGTTCCGCAACCACGTCCTGACCGAGGCGTCGGACCCGGAGCTGGACTGGGCCAACATCGAGCGCCCGAAGGTTGTGTACAACAACGCCACCGGGCAGTTCGTGATGTGGATGCACAAGGAGAACGGCTCGGACTACGGGGAGGCGCGCGCCGCCGTCGCCGTCTCGTCCACGGTGGACGGCGACTACACCTGGCGCGGCAGCTTCCGGCCCCTCGGCCACATGTCCCGGGACATCACGACCTTCGTCGACACCGACGGCACCGGCTACATGATCTCGGCCGCCAACGAGAACGCGGACCTGCACGTGTACCGGCTGACCGCCGACTACACCGGGATCGAGTCCCAGGTCCAGAAGCTGTGGTCGGGCCAGTGGCGTGAGGCGCCCGCCATGTTCAAGCGCAACGGCGTCTACTTCCTCCTCACCTCCGGTGCCACCGGCTGGTCCCCGAACCAGCAGAAGTACGCCACCGCGAGCAGCATCACCGGTTCCTGGACCGACCTGAAGGACGTGGGCGACTCCACGACCTACCGCAGCCAGACCGCCTACGTCCTGCCGGTCCAGGGCACCAAGGGCACCAGCTTCCTCTACATGGGCGACCGCTGGGGCAACTCCATGGGCGGCATGGTCAACGACTCCCAGTACGTCTGGCTGCCGCTGACCTTCCCCACGAACACCTCCATGACGATGGAGTACTCCCCGCAGCTCACCATCGACACCGCCGCCGGGACCGTGACCGGGATGAGCGGCCCCTGGGAGACGCTGAGCGCCCGCCACAGCGGCAAGTGCGCCGACGTGGCGAACTTCGACTCGGCCGACGGCGCCGCGCTGATCCAGTGGGGCTGCGGCGGAGGCGTCAACCAGCACTTCTGGATCAAGAAGCTGGGCACCGGGTACGTCCAGATCATGGCCCGGAACAGCGGAAAGTGCCTCGACATCGCCGGTTCCTCGACCGCGGACGGGGCCTCGGCGGTGCAGAACACCTGCAACGGCTCCACCTCCCAGCAGTGGAAGGTCCGGACGACCGACGTGGCCGGCTACGTCGAACTCGTCGCCCGGCACAGCGGTAAGTGCCTCGACGTCGTGAACTGGTCGACCGGCGACGGCACCGCCCTCGACCAGTGGACCTGCAACTCGGGCGACAACCAGAAGTGGCGGCGCGCGGCGGCCTGACCGCCCGCAAACGGCCGGGCCGGCGGTGCTGCCACCGCCGGCCCGTGCACCGTCCGCCGCGAGACCGGCGCGGAGCGGCCACGTCCCGGGCTGCTCCGCGCCTCCCGAGCCTGACCCCTCGCAGGTCAGAGGCTCCCGAGCCCGACCCCTCGCAGGCCAGGGCCTTCCAAGCCCGACCTCTCGCAGGTCAGATGCTCCAGAGCCCGACCCCTCGCAGGCCAGGGCCTTCCGAGCCCGACCTCTCGCAGGTCAGATGCTCCAGAGCCCGACCCCTCGCAGGTCAGGGCCTCCCGCGCCTCCCCCTTCCAGGCGCTCCCATGCCGGCGGCTCCCGCCCGGCCGCGTACCCTCCCAGTCCTCAAGGAGCAGTCCGTGTTCCCCACCCGCAACCGACCGGCGTCGCCCCGGGCCCGGTCACGCGCCTCCCGTCCCGCCCGCCCGTCCGGCCGGCTCGCCGCGCTCGGCGCCGTCACGGTCCTCGCGACCACGGCCCTCACGGCCGTCGGGCCCGCCTCGTCCCCGGCGGTCGCCGTGGAGTCGCCGTCCGCCGCGCTGACCGTCCGCCTCGACCCGAGCTACCAGCACCCGTCCTTCCAGGGCTGGGGCACCGCCCTGGCCTGGTTCGCCCACGTCACCGGCGGATGGCCGGACGCCCAGCGCAACCGCCTGGCGGACGACCTGTACGGCGCGAACGGCCTCGGTTTCACCATCGCCCGCTACAACATCGGCGGCGGCGACAGCCCCGAGACCACCCCCTACATGCGGGCCGGCGCCGCCGTCCCCGGCTACTGGAACCGGCCCGGTGCCGAGGCCCCCGACTGGTGGGACCCGACCCGGCCGGACCACTGGAACGCCACCGCCGACGCGAACCAGCAGTGGTGGGTCTCGGCGGCCAAGGCGCGCGGCGCGACCACCTTCGAGGCGTTCTCCAACTCCGCGCCCTACTTCATGACCAACAGCGGCCTGGTCTCCGGCGCGTACAACGCCTGGGAGGACAACCTCCGCTCCGACCAGTACGACCGCTTCGCCGCCTACCTCACCGGCTCGCTGCAGCGGGCCCAGTCCGCCACCGGCGTCACCTTCGACTCCGTCTCACCGATCAACGAGCCCGACACCGACTACTGGCGCGCCGGCGGCCGCCAGGAGGGCTCGCACTGGGACAAGGCCTCCCAGGCCCGCATGATCAGCACCCTGCGCGCCGCGCTCGACGCCAAGGGCGTGACGACCCCGATCGCCTCCATGGACGAGACCAACCCGGAGAAGTTCCGGTACGACTGGGAGTCGTACGCCCCCACCGTCCGTGACGCGGTGGGACGGCTCAACACGCACACGTACGGGACGAACGGCCGCACCGGGGTGCGGGACATCGCCAAGGGCGAGGCCACCCCCCTGTGGATGTCCGAGGTGGACCTCGGCGGCAGCGTCGCGCAGAGCTTCACCTCGATGAGTCCCGCACTCGACCTCGCCCAGCGCATCAACGACGACGTGCGCGAGCTGGAGCCGCGCGCCTGGGTCCTGTGGCAGGCCGTCGAGGACTACGAGAACATGACGCCGTCCCGCGAGAACTCCAACTGGGGTCTGATCCAGACGGACTTCACCCCCGAGGACGCGGCGACCGAGCCCCTGCGCAAGAACAAGAAGTACTGGGCGATGGCGAACTACAGCCGCTTCGTCCGGCCCGGCGCACGGGTCATGAACACCGACGACCCGCAGACCCTGGCGGCGGTCCGGCCGGAGGGCGGTGTGGTCGTCGTCCACACCAACCCCAGCGGTGAGGCACGCGAGGTCACCCTGAACCTGGACGGCTTCCAGACGGCCGCCGACGGCCCCGTCGAGCGCTGGACCACCGACGCCGACAAGAACCTCCAGCGCGAGGGCGACGCGGCGGTGACCGGCCGGACGTTCAAGGCCACCGTCGGCCCCGGCTCCGTGACCACGTTCGTCCTGCCCACGGTCACCGGCGTGAACACCACGGCGACCACGGCCCCCACCGGCACACCGCGCCGACTGCTCAACGACAACAGCGGCAAGGCCCTCGCCGTCGCCACCGTGGGCGGCAAGAGCACCGTCGTGCAGCAGACCCCCGCACCGGCCGACACCGGACAGCAGTGGACCTTCACCAAGCTCTCCGCCGGCGACTGGGGCAACACCGCCGCCTACCGCCTCACCCACGTCAAGTCCGGCAAGGCGCTCTCCGTATCCGGCGGCGCCCTCGTCCTCGCCTCGACCGGATCGTCCACCGCCCAGCAGTGGATCCGCTCGACCACGGGCGACGGCCACAGCACCCTGATCAACAGCGCCACCGGGAAACTCCTCGACGTCATGGGCGCCTCGACCGCCGACGGCGCGCCCGTCGGCGTCTACCAGCCCACGACCGGCGCCAACCAGTCCTGGACCTTCGCCGGCACGGCACCCGACGTCTGGAAGACGCTCTCCCTCCGGCACAGC
Above is a genomic segment from Streptomyces sp. NBC_00094 containing:
- a CDS encoding LacI family DNA-binding transcriptional regulator, which produces MAEVAAKAGVSSQTVSRVANNHDNVDETTRAKVLEAMQALGYRPNAAARALVTGKFGALGVVSFDVGAHGNARTLAAIADAAREAGFSVNFMGIRAQTEAAVQQAFRHLMLQSVDGIVLIESQMLDTPSLRLPPTMPVVVADGDTGHRYPNVDFDQARGTQSVVSHLLELGHRTVHHVSGPRDSFAARRRSEAWERTLVAAGAPVPPTLYGDWSAESGYLAGRTLAEAPGVTAVFAANDQMALGVLRAMREAGRKVPDEVSVAGFDDVPEAPYFEPPLTTVHQDFDVVGRHCVTLLLEQIEHRANGPHRLAVEPTLVVRGSTAPPPA
- a CDS encoding RICIN domain-containing protein, coding for MRLKISGTAALLSALSALLLSLLAAVGTAYAAPVTIANGTQFTAPDGSPVHAHGGGVVKVGEYYYWFGENRNADNTFRYVSAYRSTDLKTWEFRNHVLTEASDPELDWANIERPKVVYNNATGQFVMWMHKENGSDYGEARAAVAVSSTVDGDYTWRGSFRPLGHMSRDITTFVDTDGTGYMISAANENADLHVYRLTADYTGIESQVQKLWSGQWREAPAMFKRNGVYFLLTSGATGWSPNQQKYATASSITGSWTDLKDVGDSTTYRSQTAYVLPVQGTKGTSFLYMGDRWGNSMGGMVNDSQYVWLPLTFPTNTSMTMEYSPQLTIDTAAGTVTGMSGPWETLSARHSGKCADVANFDSADGAALIQWGCGGGVNQHFWIKKLGTGYVQIMARNSGKCLDIAGSSTADGASAVQNTCNGSTSQQWKVRTTDVAGYVELVARHSGKCLDVVNWSTGDGTALDQWTCNSGDNQKWRRAAA
- a CDS encoding RICIN domain-containing protein — its product is MFPTRNRPASPRARSRASRPARPSGRLAALGAVTVLATTALTAVGPASSPAVAVESPSAALTVRLDPSYQHPSFQGWGTALAWFAHVTGGWPDAQRNRLADDLYGANGLGFTIARYNIGGGDSPETTPYMRAGAAVPGYWNRPGAEAPDWWDPTRPDHWNATADANQQWWVSAAKARGATTFEAFSNSAPYFMTNSGLVSGAYNAWEDNLRSDQYDRFAAYLTGSLQRAQSATGVTFDSVSPINEPDTDYWRAGGRQEGSHWDKASQARMISTLRAALDAKGVTTPIASMDETNPEKFRYDWESYAPTVRDAVGRLNTHTYGTNGRTGVRDIAKGEATPLWMSEVDLGGSVAQSFTSMSPALDLAQRINDDVRELEPRAWVLWQAVEDYENMTPSRENSNWGLIQTDFTPEDAATEPLRKNKKYWAMANYSRFVRPGARVMNTDDPQTLAAVRPEGGVVVVHTNPSGEAREVTLNLDGFQTAADGPVERWTTDADKNLQREGDAAVTGRTFKATVGPGSVTTFVLPTVTGVNTTATTAPTGTPRRLLNDNSGKALAVATVGGKSTVVQQTPAPADTGQQWTFTKLSAGDWGNTAAYRLTHVKSGKALSVSGGALVLASTGSSTAQQWIRSTTGDGHSTLINSATGKLLDVMGASTADGAPVGVYQPTTGANQSWTFAGTAPDVWKTLSLRHSSQCLDVVNASTADGAAVVQYGCGTGTNQLWSLRPTGGGYVTVVARHSGKCLDVSGESTADGAEVFQYACNGGRNQEWAARSTGDGYLTLTARHSAKCLGVSGGSTAAGAPVAQRTCDGGTSQQLRLG